In Nicotiana tabacum cultivar K326 chromosome 17, ASM71507v2, whole genome shotgun sequence, one DNA window encodes the following:
- the LOC107765289 gene encoding L-ascorbate peroxidase 2, cytosolic, translating to MGKCYPTVSEEYLKAVDKCKRKLRGLIAEKNCAPLMLRLAWHSAGTYDVCSKTGGPFGTMRLKAEQGHGANNGIDIAIRLLEPIKEQFPILSYGDFYQLAGVVAVEVTGGPDVPFHPGREDKTEPPVEGRLPDATKGSDHLRDVFVKQMGLSDKDIVALSGGHTLGRCHKERSGFEGPWTTNPLIFDNSYFTELLSGEKEGLLQLPSDKALLSDPAFRPLVEKYAADEDAFFADYAEAHLKLSELGFAEA from the exons ATGGGTAAGTGCTATCCCACCGTAAGCGAGGAGTACCTCAAGGCTGTTGACAAATGTAAGAGGAAACTCAGAGGACTCATTGCTGAGAAGAATTGCGCTCCTCTTATGCTCCGTCTTGC ATGGCACTCTGCTGGTACCTATGATGTGTGCTCCAAAACTGGAGGTCCATTCGGTACCATGAGGCTCAAGGCTGAGCAAGGACATGGAGCAAACAATGGTATTGACATTGCTATAAGACTCTTGGAGCCCATTAAGGAGCAGTTTCCTATCCTCTCATATGGTGATTTCTATCAA TTAGCTGGAGTTGTTGCTGTTGAAGTTACTGGAGGACCTGATGTTCCCTTTCACCCTGGTAGAGAG GACAAGACAGAGCCACCCGTTGAAGGTCGATTGCCTGATGCTACCAAGG GTTCTGACCACTTGAGAGATGTGTTTGTGAAGCAAATGGGTCTATCTGATAAGGATATTGTTGCACTCTCTGGTGGCCATACCTTG GGAAGGTGCCACAAGGAACGTTCTGGTTTCGAGGGACCTTGGACTACCAATCCCCTCATCTTTGACAACTCATACTTTAC GGAACTTTTGAGTGGGGAGAAAGAAGGGCTTTTGCAGTTGCCTTCAGACAAGGCTCTCCTCTCTGATCCTGCTTTCCGCCCCCTTGTTGAGAAATATGCTGCG GATGAAGACGCCTTCTTTGCCGACTATGCTGAGGCTCACTTGAAGCTCTCTGAATTGGG ATTTGCTGAAGCTTAA